The Myxococcus stipitatus nucleotide sequence CATGGCCAAGGAGAAGTTCGAGCGTAACAAGCCCCACGTGAACATCGGCACGATCGGACACGTGGACCACGGCAAGACGTCGCTGACGGCGGCCATCACGAAGGTGCTGGCGAAGACGGGCGGCGCCACGTTCCTGGCGTACGACCAGATCGACAAGGCGCCGGAGGAGCGTGAGCGCGGCATCACGATTTCGACGGCGCACGTGGAGTACCAGACGACGAACCGGCACTATGCGCACGTCGACTGCCCGGGCCACGCGGACTACGTGAAGAACATGATCACGGGCGCGGCGCAGATGGACGGCGCGATCCTGGTGGTGTCGGCGGCGGACGGCCCGATGCCGCAGACGCGCGAGCACATCCTGCTGGCGCGCCAGGTGGGCGTTCCGTACATCGTGGTGTTCCTGAACAAGGTCGACATGCTGGACGACCCCGAGCTGCGCGAGCTCGTGGAGATGGAAGTCCGCGACCTGCTCAAGAAGTACGACTTCCCGGGCGACACCATCCCCATCATCCCCGGCTCGGCGCTCAAGGCGCTGGAGGGTGACGCGAGCGACATCGGCGAGGGCGCCATCCTGAAGCTGATGGCGGCGGTGGACAGCTACATCCCGACGCCGCAGCGCGCGACGGACAAGCCGTTCCTGATGCCGGTGGAGGACGTGTTCTCCATCGCGGGCCGTGGCACGGTGGCGACCGGCCGCGTGGAGCGCGGCAAGATCAAGGTCGGTGAGGAAATCGAGGTCGTCGGTCTGCGCGCGACGCAGAAGACGGTCGTCACGGGCGTGGAGATGTTCCGCAAGCTGCTGGATGAGGGCATGGCGGGCGACAACATCGGCGCGCTGGTGCGTGGCC carries:
- the tuf gene encoding elongation factor Tu, whose product is MAKEKFERNKPHVNIGTIGHVDHGKTSLTAAITKVLAKTGGATFLAYDQIDKAPEERERGITISTAHVEYQTTNRHYAHVDCPGHADYVKNMITGAAQMDGAILVVSAADGPMPQTREHILLARQVGVPYIVVFLNKVDMLDDPELRELVEMEVRDLLKKYDFPGDTIPIIPGSALKALEGDASDIGEGAILKLMAAVDSYIPTPQRATDKPFLMPVEDVFSIAGRGTVATGRVERGKIKVGEEIEVVGLRATQKTVVTGVEMFRKLLDEGMAGDNIGALVRGLKREDLERGQVLAKPGSITPHTKFKAQIYVLTKEEGGRHTPFFKGYRPQFYFRTTDVTGTVKLPENVEMVMPGDNIAIEVELITPVAMEKELRFAVREGGRTVGAGVVAEVIE